In a genomic window of Primulina huaijiensis isolate GDHJ02 chromosome 10, ASM1229523v2, whole genome shotgun sequence:
- the LOC140986552 gene encoding large ribosomal subunit protein eL37x-like — protein MGKGTGSFGKRRNKTHTLCVRCGRRSFHLQKSRCSACAYPAARKRTYNWSVKAIRRKTTGSGRMRYLRHVPRRFKTNFREGTEAAPRKKLAAASA, from the exons ATG GGGAAGGGAACGGGGAGCTTTGGGAAGAGGAGGAACAAGACTCACACACTGTGCGTGAGGTGCGGTCGCCGCAGTTTTCACCTCCAGAAGAGCCGCTGCTCGGCGTGTGCTTACCCTGCTGCCCGCAAGAGGACAT ACAACTGGAGTGTTAAGGCAATTCGCCGAAAGACCACCGGAAGTGGGCGCATGAGGTATCTCCGCCACGTTCCCCGCAGATTCAAGACCAACTTTAGAGAAG GTACGGAAGCAGCACCGAGGAAGAAGCTTGCGGCTGCTTCTGCTTGA